A section of the Scyliorhinus canicula unplaced genomic scaffold, sScyCan1.1, whole genome shotgun sequence genome encodes:
- the LOC119960667 gene encoding probable G-protein coupled receptor 139: MSTADLLVIIIVVILTIMNDYYFPVSFLYITPVCSSKIVLMGAATNCSVWFTIAFSFDRFVAICCQKLKTKCCTGKKATVVLATTGMLVFLKNIPFYFTEKPIFIFNNVPWGCQKKASIYFDARWVGFQWFDKVTTPLLPFGLILLVNALTVRHIVMTSRVRQGLMTHSKGQNYSDREMESRRKSMILLFSISGTFILFWSVNVITFLYVKVIGLFNIGEFVYTLERAAAMLLNLNCCTNTFIYVVTQAKFRDQIKLTLKYPFKAIAQRLHQSRNSAWRLTAGSANQV, from the coding sequence ATGTCAACGGCGGATCTTCTGGTTATTATCATCGTGGTCATATTGACAATAATGAATGATTAttatttcccagtgagtttcctatACATCACCCCTGTGTGCAGTAGTAAAATTGTCCTGATGGGAGCAGCCACAAATTGTTCCGTTTGGTTCACCATAGCGttttcctttgatcgatttgtggccatttgttgtcagAAGCTGAAAACAAAATGCTGCACCGGAAAAAAAGCGACTGTGGTTCTCGCAACAACTGGAATgctggtatttttaaaaaacattcccttCTACTTTACAgaaaagcctatattcatattcaACAATGTACCTTGGGGCTGTCAAAAGAAAGCAAGCATATATTTTGATGCTAGATGGGTTGGATTTCAGTGGTTTGATAAGGTCACAACTCCGTTGCTCCCGTTCGGTTTAATCCTGTTGgtaaacgctctgacagtcagacacattgttATGACAAGTCGGGTCCGTCAGGGACTGATGACGCACAGTAAGGGACAAAATTACAGTGATCGAGAGATGGAAAGCAGAAGGAAAtctatgattttactcttcagcatatcTGGAACCTTCATTCTCTTCTGGTCGGTCAATGTTATAACATTCCTGTATGTTAAAGTGATCGGATTATTTAATATCGGTGAATTTGTATACACTTTAGAAAGAGCTGCAGCTATGCTGCTCAATTTAAATtgttgcacaaacacatttatttatgtggtaacTCAGGCCAAGTTCAGAGATCAAATCAAGTTAACGCTGAAATATCCGTTCAAAGCCATTGCACAGAGACTCCATCAATCCAGGAACTCCGCCTGGAGACTGacagccgggtcagcgaatcaGGTGTAA